In Rattus norvegicus strain BN/NHsdMcwi chromosome 1, GRCr8, whole genome shotgun sequence, a genomic segment contains:
- the Eid2 gene encoding EP300-interacting inhibitor of differentiation 2, protein MSQLPAVSSVPQTGAASGDRELPQAEVGGERRALPGPARPEEIREGPMAADREGPAAPAAAARGGRVAAAPEGRAAEARGSPAAAARGGAAAREGLVAAASREVRMAEMARLLGEPLEEEAPEGRPRSRAGGLAAMPYLRFRHPLSVLGINYQQFLRHYLENYPIAPGRIQELEERRRRFVEACRAREAAFDIEYLRNPQRVDFDILTFTIALTASEVINPLIEELGCDKFIHRE, encoded by the coding sequence ATGTCGCAGCTGCCCGCAGTCAGCAGCGTCCCGCAGACGGGCGCAGCGAGCGGCGACCGCGAGCTCCCGCAGGCCGAGGTAGGCGGCGAGCGGCGTGCGCTCCCGGGTCCGGCGCGACCGGAGGAGATCCGGGAAGGCCCGATGGCGGCGGACCGGGAAGGCCCCGCAGCCCCGGCGGCGGCGGCTAGGGGAGGCCGAGTAGCTGCAGCCCCAGAAGGCAGGGCGGCAGAGGCCCGGGGAAGCCCCGCGGCGGCGGCCCGTGGCGGCGCAGCGGCCCGCGAAGGCCTGGTGGCGGCGGCGTCCAGGGAAGTCCGGATGGCGGAGATGGCCCGGCTGCTGGGCGAGCCGCTGGAGGAGGAGGCTCCGGAGGGCAGGCCCCGGTCCCGGGCGGGCGGGCTGGCGGCGATGCCGTACCTGCGCTTCCGCCACCCCCTCAGCGTCTTAGGCATCAATTACCAGCAGTTCCTGCGCCACTACCTGGAGAACTACCCGATCGCCCCGGGCCGAATCCAGGAGCTGGAGGAGCGCCGGCGGCGCTTCGTAGAGGCCTGCAGAGCCAGGGAGGCTGCCTTCGACATAGAGTACCTGCGCAACCCCCAGAGGGTGGATTTTGACATTTTAACGTTTACTATAGCCCTAACTGCGTCAGAGGTGATCAATCCTCTAATAGAAGAACTGGGTTGCGATAAGTTCATCCACAGAGAGTGA
- the Eid2b gene encoding EP300-interacting inhibitor of differentiation 2B → MSELPGESRIPDLCPMNGVGNVLQAGVGGGNRVPEALEGPLARAARTMARAPGLAPGPFPGMAGLMAIPHVPPPLRLLELHEQRMFEHYLHTNPLIPTRLLREIEERRRLFVEGCRAREAAFDADPPQLDSEARAFTLALTASDAHGPTAD, encoded by the coding sequence ATGTCCGAGCTGCCCGGAGAAAGCAGGATCCCGGACCTGTGCCCTATGAACGGCGTCGGCAACGTCCTGCAGGCGGGAGTGGGCGGAGGCAATCGGGTCCCCGAAGCCCTGGAAGGCCCGCTGGCCAGAGCCGCCCGGACCATGGCGCGGGCTCCGGGCCTGGCTCCCGGGCCGTTCCCCGGCATGGCGGGCCTGATGGCCATACCGCACGTCCCCCCGCCGCTCCGCCTTCTAGAGCTGCACGAGCAGCGGATGTTCGAACACTACCTGCACACCAACCCCCTGATCCCCACCAGGCTGCTCCGCGAAATCGAGGAGCGTCGCCGGCTGTTCGTGGAGGGCTGCAGGGCCAGGGAGGCGGCCTTCGACGCCGACCCCCCGCAGTTGGACTCGGAGGCCCGCGCCTTCACGCTGGCGCTCACGGCCTCCGACGCCCACGGCCCCACCGCAGACTGA